In Belonocnema kinseyi isolate 2016_QV_RU_SX_M_011 chromosome 4, B_treatae_v1, whole genome shotgun sequence, a single window of DNA contains:
- the LOC117171037 gene encoding uncharacterized protein LOC117171037 yields the protein MPPPYDTDETNAILHKLVECELDAPDHWPEYTIKLVGDGQTYYEAVNKLKKLNTQEYVYSSGSEIHSKDKAAAVAKEIRARESLPNLKSILAVPTLKKNFEPCKKILQTSTEGNSVDPLFLNEEFDTESSTDFDSTHNSFEVNDNKI from the exons ATGCCTCCACCGTACGACACCGATGAAACTAatgcaattttacataaattggtTGAATGCGAGTTGGACGCACCAGATCATTGGCCGGAGTACACTATAAAGCTTGTTGGTGATGGAC aaACTTATTATGAAGCAGTTAACAAGTTAAAGAAGTTAAATACCCAAGAGTATGTGTACAGCAGTGGATCCGAAATTCATTCAAAGGATAAAGCTGCTGCTGTCGCCAAGGAAATAAGAGCCAGAGAAAGCCTTCCGAACCTAAAATCGATTTTGGCTGTACCAACccttaagaaaaattttgagccatgcaagaaaattttacaaacatcTACTGAAG GCAACAGTGTTGatccattatttttaaatgaagagttTGACACCG AAAGTTCAACTGACTTTGATTCGACTCATAACTCGTTCGAAGTGAACGACAATAAAATCTAG